TCCCGCGGCCCTTTCAGGGCTTCCCTGCGCGTCGTCGACACGGCCGGAGCACGCGGAAACTCGCTTCGCTCAGACAGTCCGCGCATTTTAATCCGGCCGCATCGCCGATGCTCGGCGCGGGGCAAAGGGAAATTCAAAACCAAAACCTCCAAAGCCGTTTTCAAGCCCCCTTCGGGGGTAACTGGGGTCCCCCGTAATGCGGGAGAAGCCTCACTTGGGGATTGCTTCGACTAAAATAACAGCAGCTGCCAGCCCTTGGCGGCATACCAGCCCAACTTCTGCATCTCGGTACGGGTCAGTTCCGGCGGCAGATGGGCGGCGCGATCCGCCAGATTGGCTTTCATCTCCGGGACCCGATCGCGGGCACGTGCGCGCTGGCGATAAAAACGCTGGATCATGGTCCCGGGGGGCGTTCCGTGATTGAGATGGGTCAGGTAGCGTCGGGGATCTGCGGCGGCTTCCTCGGGCGTCACAAACGTTTTGGAAATCTGGGCCCAGCGGATCCAATCGTCCAGTCGCTTGAGCAGAATATCGATTTGCCACTGTTCCGGATTTTCGTAGAGCCGGCTGCCGGGCAGGACGTGCAGGTTTTCGATCCAGTAGACAAACCCGCCGGCCTCGACAACGTGGTCCAGCAACGTCAACGTTGCCATGAAATCGGATTGGCTCTCGCCCGGCAGGTTACAGATCCAGGAGGTCACCGCCAGTCCCCCGGCGTCGGCAATGCGCCGGACGCCGGTCATGATTTGTTGGCGGGTCGAGCGGCGCCCCATGCGCTTCAAAAGGGCGTCGGAGCCGCTCTCGCAGCCCATGGTGTAGCGGTGAAAACCGGCCGCGACCATTTTCGGCAGCAGGTCCCGGTCCTCAAACAAAGCGGGGTGGGTTTCCAGCTCGAAGGTCAGGTCCAGCTTCTCGCCGATGATGGCGGCGATCAGCGTTTTCATGAAGGCCGTGTCCAGGAAATGGTTCTCCCCCAAAAATACGCTTTGAATACCGTGGTCCTGATACAGG
The sequence above is a segment of the Desulfobacteraceae bacterium genome. Coding sequences within it:
- a CDS encoding radical SAM protein, giving the protein EGEKTFARVIEKSVEPGAGFLSAIDGIAARNGRSGGVARPPRPDDLLPTEAMPLITPQAKPFANLLWSRRSFINISRGLCPESCAYCVANNRTINPRRFRFMQIDRILAQLHLYQDHGIQSVFLGENHFLDTAFMKTLIAAIIGEKLDLTFELETHPALFEDRDLLPKMVAAGFHRYTMGCESGSDALLKRMGRRSTRQQIMTGVRRIADAGGLAVTSWICNLPGESQSDFMATLTLLDHVVEAGGFVYWIENLHVLPGSRLYENPEQWQIDILLKRLDDWIRWAQISKTFVTPEEAAADPRRYLTHLNHGTPPGTMIQRFYRQRARARDRVPEMKANLADRAAHLPPELTRTEMQKLGWYAAKGWQLLLF